Proteins encoded together in one Hymenobacter monticola window:
- a CDS encoding T9SS type A sorting domain-containing protein, whose protein sequence is MKHLFTAPAGFGHNFRNCVLPLLTLLAPALAYAQAPTPVISEIYGGGGATGAPYLNDFVELYNPGNVDINLGSYSLQYAAAAGTSPYSVIPLGNLSIPAHGYFLIQLGSTTSPGAGATLTAPDVTNSQNISATAGRLALVSNTTALVATAAANAPGVVDFVGYGSGVATFEGASRATAPSNTTSIERKARASSTSTDMAAGNVDADQGNGYDSDNNNLDFVTRSAPGPQNSASPTEVLTPIVYYSTKVPGGFLNDPNTFSSTLDGTGPAPTSFSSNFLTFVVVGANRTIDGDWTVSGTNAKVLVQSNATFVVPASFNYSGPLDLSSDATLVQQNAAPAVTFGTVDVASTVTYAQASGFTVPILGGAGYGNLTLRNASKSLSTGTTVVRGNLLVDNVSTAFGGAAASASVLNLGGNLTLAGTVAFGPAADNLIQLSLTNTTTAQVLDGGGSLIKLFKLSTAANQAGSRLADGTSNLELGNDVTAGGGYNLASGTVLAVGNNTLSFASGGKAVIGGSVGVLALSPGSNLIFSKNSTTSLGTLRLLAGSTQLNNFTLDAVGNSNTLALGNNLTVNGTLAVSSTSTLSIGAAHVLTLNGPVSIAGILRGAADADLVIGGAGALDPLEISTGLGNFTLNRAGATALLLEDLTVNSALTLTDGVLSIGANVLTLNGAVTSSATGLLNGTVSPANSPNSSLTIGGSGALGNVSFTSTGGVLNNFNLNRPGGTLTITGNPLQIAKPTLTSGILGLGAGAALTITGALAVADPTVALFAGTPTSVLNFTGSGAIGSLAFVPGQDQLRTLSLVRPTGTIPTVQLLSNLTVNTLALSGGRIFVQGTAKLQVLPGGSLVGGSATSYTNTLTLGAVTNSTTPTVSLSFPLGVNGQYRPLAFTVTDQAIGTTSYTAHQYEAPSPTRTLPATLARVSQIRYYNVVQEAGGTSTLGSATIRLNYAPTNDLVTPANVSFLRVAMTDPADDTKWKDIGGAGTGNDITSASFAPGPLGDFTLATDITTPPNTNPLPVELTRFEATRQTAGVALAWATATERNSARFEVERSLDGNTFAAVLSQPAQGNSTQAHEYAALDAKAPAGRLYYRLRQVDQDGTVAYSKVVTVAGPEGTAPEWTVYPNPTTDRLTASLAPAEGRTYRILNTLGQVVGQGNAATADPTVEVRQLPAGTYFLELRGASGPQTRRFVKND, encoded by the coding sequence ATGAAACACCTTTTTACTGCACCCGCTGGCTTTGGCCACAATTTTCGGAACTGCGTTCTGCCCCTACTAACATTGCTGGCGCCTGCTCTGGCTTACGCGCAAGCCCCTACGCCCGTCATCAGTGAAATTTACGGTGGTGGGGGAGCCACTGGCGCACCCTATCTCAACGATTTTGTTGAGCTGTACAACCCCGGCAATGTCGATATCAACCTGGGCAGCTACTCGCTGCAATACGCTGCTGCAGCCGGAACTTCGCCTTATTCCGTCATCCCGCTGGGCAACCTGAGCATTCCGGCGCACGGTTACTTTCTTATTCAATTAGGCTCGACGACTTCGCCGGGGGCCGGCGCCACTCTGACCGCGCCCGATGTCACGAACTCGCAGAATATTTCCGCCACGGCGGGCCGGCTGGCTTTGGTGAGCAACACCACGGCACTGGTCGCCACTGCGGCCGCCAACGCTCCAGGGGTTGTTGACTTTGTGGGCTATGGCTCCGGCGTTGCCACCTTCGAGGGCGCGAGCCGGGCCACTGCGCCCAGCAACACCACCAGCATCGAGCGCAAAGCCCGCGCCAGCTCAACCAGCACCGACATGGCGGCCGGCAACGTGGACGCCGACCAGGGCAACGGCTACGACAGCGACAACAACAACCTGGATTTCGTGACGCGCAGCGCCCCGGGCCCGCAGAATTCTGCTTCGCCGACGGAGGTGCTCACGCCCATCGTGTATTACAGCACCAAAGTCCCCGGTGGCTTCCTCAACGACCCGAACACGTTCAGCTCGACGCTGGACGGCACGGGCCCGGCCCCGACCAGCTTCAGCAGCAACTTCTTGACCTTCGTGGTGGTGGGCGCCAACCGCACCATTGATGGCGACTGGACGGTGAGCGGCACCAACGCCAAGGTGCTGGTGCAGTCCAACGCCACCTTCGTGGTGCCGGCTTCCTTCAACTACAGCGGCCCGCTCGACCTGAGCAGCGACGCCACCCTGGTGCAGCAGAACGCGGCCCCGGCCGTGACGTTCGGCACCGTGGACGTGGCCAGCACCGTGACCTACGCCCAGGCGTCGGGTTTCACAGTGCCCATTCTGGGCGGTGCGGGCTACGGCAACCTGACCCTGCGCAATGCCAGCAAGTCGCTGAGCACGGGCACCACCGTGGTGCGCGGCAACCTGTTGGTCGACAACGTGAGCACGGCCTTCGGCGGGGCGGCGGCTTCGGCCTCCGTGCTGAACCTGGGCGGCAACCTCACGCTGGCGGGCACGGTGGCTTTCGGCCCAGCCGCCGACAACCTCATCCAACTGAGCCTCACCAACACCACTACGGCCCAGGTGCTCGACGGCGGCGGCAGCCTCATCAAGCTGTTTAAGCTGAGCACGGCGGCCAACCAGGCCGGCTCGCGCCTGGCCGACGGCACCAGCAACTTGGAGCTAGGCAACGATGTAACGGCCGGTGGCGGCTACAACCTGGCCTCGGGCACCGTCCTGGCCGTGGGCAACAACACCCTGAGCTTCGCGAGCGGGGGCAAAGCCGTCATTGGCGGCAGTGTCGGCGTGCTGGCCCTGAGCCCCGGTTCCAACCTGATATTTAGCAAAAACAGCACGACGTCGCTGGGCACGTTGCGCCTGCTGGCCGGCAGCACCCAGCTCAACAACTTCACCCTCGACGCAGTGGGCAACAGCAATACCCTCGCGCTGGGAAACAACCTGACGGTGAACGGCACGCTGGCCGTGAGCAGCACCAGCACGCTCAGCATTGGCGCGGCCCACGTGCTCACGCTGAACGGGCCCGTGAGCATCGCCGGTATCCTGCGCGGCGCGGCCGATGCCGACCTGGTGATTGGCGGCGCGGGCGCCCTCGACCCGCTCGAGATTAGTACCGGGCTCGGCAATTTCACCCTCAACCGAGCCGGCGCGACGGCCCTGCTACTGGAGGACCTGACCGTAAACAGTGCCCTCACTCTGACGGACGGCGTGCTGAGCATTGGTGCTAACGTACTGACGCTGAACGGTGCCGTCACGTCGTCGGCTACGGGCTTGCTCAACGGGACGGTGAGCCCTGCCAACTCGCCCAATTCCAGCCTCACCATTGGCGGGAGCGGCGCTTTGGGCAATGTGAGCTTCACCTCGACGGGCGGCGTGCTCAATAACTTCAATCTCAATCGGCCCGGGGGCACGCTCACCATCACCGGCAACCCCCTGCAAATCGCGAAGCCGACCCTGACCAGCGGCATCCTGGGCCTGGGCGCGGGCGCGGCCCTCACCATCACGGGCGCGCTCGCGGTGGCCGACCCCACCGTGGCCCTGTTTGCGGGCACGCCTACTTCGGTGCTCAACTTCACGGGCAGCGGCGCCATTGGCTCGCTGGCCTTCGTGCCCGGCCAGGACCAGCTGCGGACCCTGAGCCTGGTGCGCCCTACGGGCACCATTCCCACGGTGCAGCTGCTCAGCAACCTCACGGTGAACACCCTGGCGCTGTCGGGCGGGCGCATCTTTGTGCAGGGCACGGCCAAGCTGCAGGTGCTGCCCGGCGGCAGCCTGGTGGGCGGCAGCGCCACCAGCTACACCAACACGCTCACGCTGGGGGCCGTCACCAACAGCACCACGCCCACCGTGTCGCTCTCCTTCCCGCTGGGCGTGAACGGCCAATACCGGCCCCTCGCCTTCACCGTGACCGACCAGGCCATTGGCACCACCAGCTACACGGCCCACCAGTACGAAGCCCCCTCGCCGACTCGCACCCTGCCGGCCACCCTGGCCCGCGTGTCGCAAATTCGCTACTACAACGTGGTGCAGGAAGCCGGCGGCACCAGCACGCTGGGCAGCGCCACCATCCGCCTGAACTACGCGCCCACCAACGACCTGGTGACGCCCGCCAACGTGAGCTTCCTGCGCGTGGCCATGACCGACCCTGCCGATGACACCAAATGGAAGGACATCGGCGGCGCGGGCACGGGCAACGACATCACCTCGGCCTCGTTTGCGCCCGGCCCGCTGGGCGATTTCACGCTGGCCACCGACATCACGACGCCTCCCAACACCAACCCGCTGCCCGTGGAGCTGACCCGCTTTGAGGCCACGCGCCAAACGGCCGGGGTGGCGCTGGCCTGGGCCACGGCCACTGAGCGCAACAGTGCCCGCTTTGAGGTGGAGCGCAGCCTCGACGGCAACACCTTTGCCGCGGTGCTGAGCCAGCCCGCCCAGGGCAACAGCACGCAGGCGCACGAGTACGCCGCCCTCGACGCCAAGGCCCCCGCCGGCCGCCTCTACTACCGCCTGCGCCAGGTAGACCAGGACGGCACCGTGGCCTACTCGAAAGTGGTGACCGTGGCCGGCCCCGAGGGCACCGCCCCGGAGTGGACCGTGTACCCCAACCCGACCACCGACCGCCTCACGGCCTCGCTGGCCCCGGCTGAGGGCCGCACCTACCGCATCCTGAACACGCTGGGCCAAGTGGTGGGCCAGGGCAACGCTGCTACGGCCGACCCCACCGTGGAAGTGCGCCAGCTGCCGGCCGGCACCTATTTCCTGGAACTGCGCGGCGCCAGCGGCCCGCAAACGCGCCGCTTCGTGAAGAACGACTAG
- a CDS encoding beta strand repeat-containing protein — translation MAPATTYYVRAYATNSAGTGYGSQETFTTAPNPAPAISSISPSSVTAGAASQTLTVNGSDFLSSSVVNFNGTPRTTAFVSASRLTILLTAADQATAGTYDVTVTNPAPGGGTSAATTFTVNAPAPNPVPTISSLTPSSVFVGTASQTLTVAGTNFLSSSVVSLNGITRTTAYVSPSQLTITLTAADQATVGTYDVTVTNPAPGGGTSGTATFTVAPNPVPTISGLAPSTAVAGSAGFSLVVTGNNFVTGSTATFNGTTRAVTYNSPTQLTVAVLAGDIATAGSYNLAITNPAPGGGTTTSTFTVTSAPANSTLLLYSFPNRTVAADAPPASSANVSGSNFSGTNGRTTATNVYATSNYNNNGSSTRISTNYVSFSVTPNANYQMSLSELSFKDQSALTSGGGLPPTSVDVLYSSSSSFSNPQVVGTYSTSTTLTPRSFSFSNVTALQNVTGTVYFRIFPYGGTNGSAVYTVDDVKLDGNVAPIPALVFYSKATGNLNTLATFGTNTDGTGTAPTSFTAANSTYNITGTNRTIATNWVVSGTNSKAVLTAGASFIVPAGFTYTGRLDQAANSTLIIANPAAAAYTNITQTIVQDVTSTIEFAQASGTYTVPASLAYQNLKLTGGTKLFAAGETDVFGTLTLDNISNVAGADNNIDGSLVVVDGNVTLLNTVTFDLTSATRINLSLSGGTTQTISGNGNTLRLRQLRTISSGTNAVLADANGGTPVETGTAGLSDNGGVELTAGSTLALNSNTLSFMPGGAAIMNNLLGSDGTLTLTPASSLNLETTGDPGYLQLTNGASTLNDLRLMNGSSYLLFVSPTGAATTLTVNGTLTLGSNTSQFGLGASHTLVLNGTIAGPGALRGSSNSSLSIGGTGALGTVAFASGAQMLQSFILNRTGNGSVTLGSPLTLSTALTLTNGVLQTAATNLPLLGNSVAVTASETGYVNGPLRRAIAAVNSSRSVLFPIGKDGAYRPAKLNIATQSGNAIYQAELINQSGGINVTAPVQRVSNFRYVTLTSYDATGAAVMQPGGFSGTITLRFGTDDQVTDSTAASIVVAKRSDSAQPWVSIGRFTTGTATPASGSFQAGTLTSGNFTSFSDFALASTDADRTINPLPVQLSSFGAQRQAAQGVAVKWTTATEKNAAYFEVQRSLNTRDFVTVATAQAQGTSSRATAYAVLDKAAPAAALYYRLRQVDADGTVAFSPVVAVAGSGEAAKVLLYPNPTSSALHFIAETATPYRVLNQLGQAVLQGTTEIGTATVEMGTLPAGLYFLELQTPNGRNVQKFEKQ, via the coding sequence TTGGCCCCTGCCACTACGTACTACGTGCGGGCCTATGCTACTAACAGCGCAGGTACCGGCTACGGCTCCCAAGAAACGTTTACTACCGCCCCCAACCCTGCCCCGGCCATCAGCAGCATCTCGCCCAGTTCGGTAACGGCTGGCGCGGCTTCGCAAACCCTCACGGTAAACGGCAGCGACTTCCTCAGCAGCTCGGTGGTGAACTTCAACGGCACCCCCCGCACGACTGCTTTCGTTTCAGCCTCCCGGCTGACCATTTTGCTGACGGCAGCCGACCAGGCCACTGCCGGCACCTACGACGTGACCGTTACGAACCCCGCGCCCGGTGGAGGCACTAGCGCTGCTACCACGTTCACGGTAAATGCCCCGGCTCCCAACCCCGTTCCCACCATCAGCAGCCTAACGCCCAGCTCGGTATTTGTCGGCACGGCTTCGCAAACCCTGACGGTAGCGGGCACTAATTTTCTCAGCAGCTCGGTGGTAAGCCTCAACGGCATCACCCGGACCACCGCCTACGTTTCGCCCTCCCAGCTTACCATTACCTTGACGGCTGCCGACCAAGCCACCGTAGGCACCTACGACGTGACGGTAACCAACCCGGCACCGGGTGGGGGCACCTCGGGCACGGCCACGTTCACGGTAGCGCCCAACCCCGTTCCCACCATCAGCGGCTTAGCCCCAAGCACTGCCGTAGCCGGTAGCGCCGGTTTCTCCCTCGTCGTAACGGGGAACAACTTCGTGACGGGCTCGACGGCTACCTTCAACGGCACCACCCGCGCCGTCACCTACAATTCGCCCACGCAACTGACGGTGGCCGTGCTGGCCGGCGATATTGCCACAGCCGGCAGCTACAACCTTGCCATTACCAACCCCGCACCCGGCGGCGGCACCACCACTTCGACGTTCACTGTAACGTCCGCTCCAGCCAATAGCACCCTGTTGCTGTATTCTTTTCCCAACCGTACAGTTGCCGCCGATGCACCGCCCGCTAGCAGCGCGAACGTCTCGGGAAGTAATTTCAGCGGCACCAATGGGAGAACCACTGCCACTAACGTCTACGCCACAAGCAATTACAATAACAATGGCTCATCCACTCGAATATCAACTAATTATGTGAGCTTCAGCGTGACACCCAACGCTAATTACCAAATGTCATTGAGCGAGCTAAGCTTCAAAGACCAGTCTGCTTTGACGTCTGGTGGCGGTTTGCCTCCTACCTCGGTGGACGTGCTATACAGTTCATCGAGCAGTTTTAGTAATCCTCAAGTCGTTGGCACTTATAGCACCAGCACTACGCTCACCCCCCGAAGCTTTTCTTTTAGCAACGTCACTGCTTTGCAAAATGTGACCGGAACCGTCTATTTCCGCATTTTCCCCTACGGAGGTACAAACGGTTCTGCAGTCTATACGGTAGACGATGTTAAACTTGATGGAAATGTGGCGCCCATCCCCGCTCTCGTATTCTACTCTAAGGCCACTGGTAACCTAAACACACTAGCCACTTTCGGTACCAATACTGATGGCACTGGCACCGCGCCTACCAGCTTCACGGCTGCTAACAGCACCTACAATATCACGGGCACTAACCGCACCATTGCCACCAACTGGGTGGTGTCGGGCACGAACTCGAAGGCAGTTCTGACGGCCGGCGCTTCGTTCATCGTGCCAGCGGGCTTCACTTACACTGGCAGACTCGACCAGGCAGCTAATAGCACACTCATCATCGCCAACCCCGCGGCGGCGGCTTACACCAACATCACGCAAACCATCGTGCAGGATGTTACCAGCACCATCGAGTTTGCCCAAGCTAGCGGCACTTACACTGTGCCTGCTTCACTCGCCTACCAGAACCTAAAGCTTACTGGCGGCACAAAGTTGTTTGCGGCCGGCGAAACCGACGTGTTTGGTACCCTAACGCTGGACAACATATCCAACGTGGCCGGGGCCGACAACAACATAGACGGCTCGCTGGTAGTAGTAGATGGCAACGTGACGCTGCTGAATACCGTTACGTTCGACCTCACTTCAGCCACTCGCATCAACCTGTCGCTATCGGGCGGCACTACGCAAACCATTAGCGGCAACGGAAACACGCTACGCCTGCGTCAATTACGCACCATTAGCAGCGGCACTAACGCTGTGCTGGCCGATGCCAATGGCGGCACACCGGTGGAAACCGGCACGGCCGGCCTGAGCGACAACGGCGGGGTAGAACTGACGGCGGGCAGCACGCTGGCCCTGAACAGTAACACACTCAGCTTTATGCCCGGCGGCGCGGCTATTATGAATAACCTCTTGGGGTCTGATGGTACGCTAACCCTGACGCCGGCCTCGTCGCTGAACCTGGAAACTACCGGCGACCCGGGCTACCTGCAATTGACCAACGGCGCCAGCACCCTCAACGACCTGCGCCTGATGAATGGCAGCAGCTACCTGCTCTTTGTCTCGCCGACGGGGGCGGCCACCACGCTTACCGTCAATGGCACGCTTACGCTGGGCAGCAACACCAGCCAGTTCGGCCTGGGGGCCAGCCATACGCTGGTACTCAACGGCACCATTGCGGGCCCGGGTGCCCTGCGCGGGTCTTCTAACAGCAGCCTCAGCATTGGCGGTACAGGTGCACTGGGCACCGTAGCTTTTGCCTCGGGCGCCCAGATGCTACAAAGCTTCATCCTCAACCGTACTGGAAATGGCTCGGTTACGCTGGGTAGCCCGCTCACCTTGAGCACGGCTCTGACGCTGACCAACGGCGTGCTGCAAACCGCGGCCACCAACCTGCCACTATTGGGTAATTCCGTGGCCGTAACGGCTAGCGAAACCGGCTACGTCAACGGGCCGTTGCGGCGGGCCATTGCTGCGGTTAACAGCAGCCGTTCGGTGCTATTCCCCATTGGTAAGGACGGAGCCTATCGCCCTGCTAAGCTCAATATTGCCACCCAATCAGGCAACGCTATTTACCAAGCCGAGCTAATCAACCAGAGCGGCGGTATTAATGTGACGGCTCCAGTGCAGCGCGTCAGCAATTTCCGCTACGTAACTCTGACGTCCTACGATGCGACGGGTGCAGCAGTAATGCAGCCCGGCGGTTTTAGTGGCACTATCACGTTGCGCTTCGGAACCGACGACCAAGTGACCGACTCGACTGCGGCCAGCATAGTGGTAGCCAAGCGTAGTGACAGCGCACAGCCATGGGTTTCCATCGGCCGCTTCACGACCGGTACTGCTACCCCTGCCAGTGGTTCTTTCCAAGCCGGTACACTCACCTCGGGCAACTTCACTAGCTTTTCCGACTTCGCCCTAGCTAGCACCGACGCAGACCGCACTATTAACCCGCTACCGGTGCAGCTGAGCAGCTTCGGCGCCCAGCGCCAGGCCGCCCAGGGCGTGGCCGTGAAGTGGACCACCGCCACCGAGAAAAACGCCGCTTACTTCGAAGTGCAACGCAGCCTCAACACCCGCGACTTCGTGACGGTGGCCACCGCCCAGGCCCAGGGCACCAGCAGCCGCGCCACCGCCTACGCCGTGCTCGATAAAGCGGCCCCCGCAGCCGCCCTCTACTACCGCCTGCGTCAAGTCGACGCCGACGGCACGGTGGCCTTCTCGCCCGTGGTAGCCGTGGCCGGCTCCGGCGAAGCGGCCAAGGTGCTCCTGTACCCCAACCCGACCAGCAGTGCCCTGCACTTCATCGCCGAGACTGCCACGCCCTACCGCGTGCTCAACCAGTTGGGCCAAGCCGTGCTGCAAGGCACCACCGAAATCGGCACCGCCACGGTAGAAATGGGCACGCTGCCCGCCGGCCTCTACTTCCTGGAGCTGCAAACGCCGAACGGCCGCAACGTCCAGAAGTTCGAGAAGCAGTAG
- a CDS encoding HesB/IscA family protein, with the protein MITVSDKAKEKVSRLMHDAHLDDTYRLRASVAGGGCSGLSYKLDFDNEVRPMDQEFEDKGVRVVVDMKSFLYLAGTELDFSDGLNGKGFQFNNPNASRECGCGESFSV; encoded by the coding sequence ATGATTACCGTTTCGGATAAAGCCAAAGAGAAAGTTTCGCGCCTGATGCACGACGCGCATTTGGATGATACTTACCGCCTGCGCGCCTCGGTGGCCGGCGGCGGCTGCTCGGGCCTGAGCTACAAGCTGGACTTCGACAACGAGGTGCGGCCCATGGACCAGGAGTTCGAGGACAAGGGCGTGCGCGTGGTGGTTGATATGAAGAGCTTCCTGTACCTGGCCGGCACCGAGCTGGACTTCTCGGACGGCCTCAACGGCAAGGGCTTCCAGTTCAACAACCCCAACGCCTCGCGCGAGTGCGGCTGCGGCGAGAGCTTCTCCGTCTGA
- the iscU gene encoding Fe-S cluster assembly scaffold IscU: MAYSDKVIDHYSNPRNVGTLDKSKKNVGTGLVGAPECGDVMRLQIEVDEATNTITDAKFKTFGCGSAIASSSLATEWLKGKTVDEALAIDNMEIVEELALPPVKIHCSVLAEDAIKSAISDYRVKNGLPALELSHH; this comes from the coding sequence ATGGCTTACTCCGATAAGGTAATCGACCACTACAGCAACCCTCGCAACGTGGGCACGCTGGATAAAAGCAAAAAGAACGTAGGCACCGGCTTGGTGGGTGCCCCTGAGTGCGGCGACGTGATGCGCCTGCAAATTGAGGTGGACGAAGCCACCAACACCATCACCGACGCCAAATTCAAAACCTTTGGCTGCGGCTCGGCCATCGCCTCGTCGTCGCTGGCGACGGAGTGGCTGAAGGGCAAGACGGTTGACGAGGCCCTGGCCATCGACAACATGGAGATTGTGGAAGAGCTGGCTTTGCCGCCCGTGAAAATCCACTGCTCGGTGCTGGCCGAAGATGCCATCAAGTCGGCCATCTCGGATTACCGCGTGAAAAACGGCCTGCCCGCCCTGGAGCTGTCGCACCACTAA
- a CDS encoding IscS subfamily cysteine desulfurase, giving the protein MLKLPIYLDNNATTPLDPRVLEAMMPYLTEVFGNAASRNHPFGWAAEEAVDYSRDQIAKLINCDSKEIIFTSGATESDNLGIKGVFEMYSQKGNHIITATTEHKAVLDTCKHIEKLGGRVTYLPVNEQGLISLEELEAAMTPQTILVTIMYGNNETGTIQPIREIARIAHAHGALFMTDATQAVGKIPVDVIADGIDIMAFTAHKMYGPKGVGALYVRRKNPRVKVTAQMDGGGHERGMRSGTLNVPGIVGLGKACELARLEMEADTARLSAMRDRLERELLTLEESYVNGSREHRLPHVTNISFKYVEGEGLMMGVKDLAVSSGSACTSASLEPSYVLKALGLSDDLAHSSLRFGLSRFTTDEQIDYAINHVKEAVTKLREMSPLWEMFKEGVDLSKIEWAEH; this is encoded by the coding sequence ATGCTCAAGCTCCCCATTTACCTCGACAACAACGCCACCACGCCCCTCGACCCGCGGGTGCTGGAGGCCATGATGCCTTACCTGACCGAAGTATTCGGCAACGCGGCTTCGCGCAACCACCCCTTTGGCTGGGCCGCGGAAGAGGCCGTGGACTACTCCCGCGACCAAATTGCCAAGCTCATCAACTGCGACTCGAAGGAAATCATCTTCACCTCGGGCGCTACCGAGTCCGACAACCTCGGCATCAAGGGCGTGTTTGAGATGTACAGCCAGAAGGGCAACCACATCATCACCGCCACCACCGAGCACAAAGCCGTGCTCGACACCTGTAAGCACATCGAGAAGCTGGGCGGCCGCGTGACCTACCTGCCCGTGAACGAGCAGGGCCTCATCAGCCTCGAAGAGCTGGAAGCCGCCATGACGCCCCAGACCATTCTGGTGACCATCATGTACGGCAACAACGAGACGGGCACCATCCAGCCCATCCGCGAAATCGCCCGGATTGCCCACGCCCACGGCGCCCTGTTCATGACGGACGCCACCCAGGCCGTAGGCAAAATTCCAGTTGATGTGATTGCCGATGGCATCGACATCATGGCCTTCACGGCCCACAAAATGTACGGTCCGAAAGGCGTAGGCGCCCTCTACGTGCGCCGCAAGAACCCGCGCGTGAAAGTGACCGCCCAGATGGACGGCGGCGGCCACGAGCGCGGCATGCGCTCGGGTACCCTCAACGTGCCCGGCATCGTGGGTCTGGGCAAGGCTTGCGAGCTGGCCCGCCTCGAAATGGAAGCCGACACCGCCCGCCTCTCGGCCATGCGCGACCGCCTGGAGCGCGAGCTGCTGACCCTGGAAGAAAGCTACGTGAACGGCTCGCGCGAGCACCGCCTGCCCCATGTCACGAACATCAGCTTCAAGTACGTGGAAGGCGAAGGCCTGATGATGGGCGTGAAAGACCTGGCCGTATCCTCCGGCTCGGCCTGCACCAGCGCCAGCCTGGAGCCCAGCTACGTGCTCAAGGCCCTGGGCCTGAGCGACGACCTGGCTCACAGCAGCCTGCGCTTCGGCCTGAGCCGCTTCACCACCGACGAGCAAATCGACTACGCCATCAACCACGTAAAAGAAGCTGTGACCAAACTCCGCGAAATGTCGCCCCTGTGGGAGATGTTCAAGGAAGGCGTTGACCTCAGCAAGATTGAGTGGGCGGAACACTAG
- the mce gene encoding methylmalonyl-CoA epimerase, with product MLTNLEHLGLAVHDLEAATALYTSLLGAAPYKKEHVASEAVDTVFFQVGGSKIELLAGTSPDSAITKFLAKKPEGIHHVAFEVDDIRAEMARLRAEGFVLLNEEPKRGADNKLVCFVHPKSAAGVLVELCQTIR from the coding sequence ATGCTCACCAACCTCGAACACCTCGGCCTGGCCGTGCACGACCTCGAAGCCGCCACTGCCCTCTACACCTCGTTGCTGGGCGCCGCACCCTATAAGAAGGAGCACGTGGCCAGCGAAGCCGTCGATACCGTTTTCTTCCAGGTGGGCGGCTCCAAGATTGAGCTGCTGGCCGGCACCTCGCCCGATAGCGCCATCACGAAGTTTCTGGCCAAAAAGCCCGAGGGCATTCACCACGTAGCCTTTGAGGTGGATGACATCCGGGCCGAGATGGCACGGCTGCGCGCGGAGGGCTTCGTACTGCTGAATGAGGAGCCCAAGCGCGGGGCCGATAATAAGCTGGTGTGTTTCGTGCACCCGAAAAGCGCTGCCGGCGTATTGGTGGAGCTGTGCCAGACCATCAGGTAG
- a CDS encoding L-threonylcarbamoyladenylate synthase has product MNRFQQEVEATVDALLLQQVILYPTDTVWGLGCDAEAPKAVKQLYQLKGREAGKPSIVLVADWAMLQRYTTDVPDELEAMLAADTRPTTYILPASRALAPDLVGPDGTVGLRLPKDEFCHKLVRRLAHGLVSTSANKAGEPTPAVYSEVDPAIVRGVDHVVTWRQDDDTRVAPSRVVRLGEGGKLEVVRE; this is encoded by the coding sequence ATGAATCGTTTCCAACAAGAAGTAGAGGCCACCGTCGATGCCCTGCTGCTGCAGCAGGTCATTCTTTACCCCACCGATACCGTGTGGGGCCTGGGCTGCGACGCCGAAGCGCCAAAGGCCGTGAAGCAGCTCTACCAGCTCAAGGGCCGCGAGGCCGGCAAGCCCAGCATCGTGCTGGTGGCCGACTGGGCCATGCTGCAGCGCTACACCACCGACGTGCCCGATGAGTTGGAAGCCATGCTGGCGGCCGACACCCGGCCCACCACTTACATCCTGCCCGCCAGCCGCGCCCTTGCGCCCGACCTGGTAGGGCCCGACGGCACCGTAGGCCTGCGGCTGCCGAAAGACGAGTTTTGCCACAAATTGGTGCGGCGGCTGGCCCACGGGCTGGTGTCCACCTCCGCCAATAAAGCCGGTGAACCCACGCCGGCCGTGTATTCGGAAGTAGACCCGGCCATCGTGCGCGGGGTCGACCACGTGGTGACCTGGCGGCAGGACGACGACACGCGGGTGGCGCCCTCGCGGGTGGTGCGCCTGGGCGAAGGCGGCAAGCTGGAAGTGGTGCGGGAGTAG